In the Oscarella lobularis chromosome 14, ooOscLobu1.1, whole genome shotgun sequence genome, one interval contains:
- the LOC136195290 gene encoding transcription initiation factor TFIID subunit 6-like, protein MASNLDLDGIDADISADSIRAVADSLGISRLDDSALRALAEDVSFRLKQIVQESSKFARHSKRRKVTTDDFDRALQQFNLEPIYGFKSGEFMPFRGAIGGGREVHFLDDKEIELSDVISTPLPRLPSDLSLRAHWLAVEGVQPAIPENPPPVSVEKLKEESVNRPQNLKPSSRGVPPSLLSALGLTGTAVGTTTTTTKGAKETSEKDAKADAKKGEKQKKEDELLEEKFKEYVAHEMSGEQQLYYREITAACLASGDTRKTSEALQSLSLDPGLNQMLPKFTEFICEGIKQYVIQKKLTSLVALVKMIKALLSNKNLNLEKYIHKLLPAVLSTVVGKQLCARPDENHWSLRELGAQALAQICKSFTTTSTALQSRVTKLLSKILADDSSSLPQRYGAMVGLCELGTDVCKNVLLPQLPHEGELLRKAQNSNSEPEKTMSITIQKLLQNHLGPIIVTLQGPPDVPDVYRAEYGFLGPNLCNYVSTKLRAAHTKTQQRLQLQKKAGICNWQTSLSEQVKQEKQKHAPSQQPQPKQPTATATQPKSNPLPSLPPPPPRTNTSPSKPTVPLSTINISDLN, encoded by the exons ATGGCATCCAACCTGGATTTGGATGGAATAGACGCCGACATATCGGCCGATTCGATTCGTGCCGTCGCAGACAGTCTTGGCATTTCGCGTCTCGACGATTCAGCACTACGAGCGTTGGCCGAAGACGTATCGTTTCGCCTAAAACAGATAGTCCAG GAGTCGTCCAAATTCGCTCGCCACTCGAAACGACGCAAAGTGACCACAGACGACTTCGATCGAGCCTTGCAGCAGTTCAATCTCGAG CCCATTTACGGCTTCAAATCGGGCGAATTCATGCCGTTTCGAGGcgcgatcggcggcggccgCGAAGTCcactttctcgacgacaagGAAATCGAActaagtgacgtcataagtACACCATTACCGAGACTTCCATCCGACTTAAGTCTGAGGG CTCATTGGCTTGCAGTGGAGGGAGTACAGCCGGCTATTCCAGAAAATCCGCCTCCAG TGTCTGtggagaaattgaaggagGAGTCGGTGAATCGGCCGCAGAATTTGAAGCCATCGAGTCGGGgcgtgccgccgtcgcttctGTCGGCGTTGGGTTTGACTGGAACGGCGGtgggaacgacgacgacgacgacgaaggggGCCAAGGAAACGAGCGAAAAGGATGCCAAAGCGGATGCGAAGAAGGgagagaaacagaagaaggaagacgaaTTGTTGGAGGAGAAGTTTAAGGAGTACGTTGCACATGAAATGTCAGGG GAACAGCAACTGTATTATAGAGAAATTACGGCCGCCTGTTTGGCTTCCGGGGATACCAGAAAAACAAGT GAGGCTTTGCAGAGTTTGTCGTTGGATCCTGGCCTAAATCAAATGCTTCCAAAATTCACTGAGTTTATTTGTGAGGGG ATCAAACAGTATGTTATTCAGAAAAAGTTGACTTCGCTGGTTGCCTTGGTGAAGATGATCAAGGCGTTGTTGTCCAATAAAAACCTTAATTTGGAAAAATAT ATACATAAGCTGCTTCCAGCCGTTCTATCCACTGTGGTTGGAAAGCAACTATGTGCTCGTCCCGATGAGAATCATTGGTCGTTGAGGGAGCTGGGGGCCCAGGCTTTGGCTCAAATTTGCAA GTCGTTTACTACGACTTCAACTGCTCTACAGAGCCGAGTCACTAAACTACTTTCAAAG ATTCTCGCTGATGATAGTAGTTCACTTCCTCAACGTTACGGGGCAATGGTTGGCCTTTGCGAATTAGGGACCGAT GTGTGTAAAAACGTTCTCTTACCTCAGCTTCCCCACGAGGGGGAGCTCCTTCGAAAGGCACAGAACTCCAATTCCGAACCCGAGAAAACGATGAGCATAACCATTCAGAAACTCTTACAA aATCACTTGGGCCCAATCATAGTCACCCTCCAAGGTCCCCCCGACGTCCCAGACGTCTATCGAGCCGAATACGGTTTTCTGGGACCGAATCTATGCAACTACGTATCGACGAAACTACGCGCCGCGCACACGAAGACCCAGCAAAGGCTCCAGCTGCAGAAAAAGGCGGGAATTTGCAATTGGCAGACGTCACTCAGCGAGCAAGTGAAACAGGAAAAGCAAAAGCACGCGCCCAGTCAACAGCCACAGCCGAAGCAACCCACAGCGACAGCGACCCAACCCAAATCGAATccgcttccttctcttccgccgccgcctccgagGACCAACACAAGTCCATCCAAACCCACAGTACCGTTATCAACAATTAATATAAGTGATCTTAATTAG
- the LOC136195131 gene encoding transmembrane 9 superfamily member 2-like, translating to MPVTWCYDVEDEEKPYCSTGFPVGCYVDKQGNPQGACVAFPKMKEANTYYIFNHVNILITYHSGETENWDGNRLLSAKVFPQSIYQNPDEKAKPVCVYPSSLTKVPEDPAPQPLKLDEKSKELTIKFTYSVFFVENNKHSWASRWDYILDSMPHTSIQWFSIVNSFVIVLFLSGMMAMILMRTLHKDLARYNQELSEDVQEEFGWKLVHGDVFRPPSQGMLLSVMVGSGAQIGMIGLTVILFACFGFLSPANRGALMTTALVLFVLLAAPAGYVSARIYKLFSGEKWKTNMLFSAFLIPGIMFGIFFFLDLLLWGEQSSAAVPFTTLLALLFLWFGISVPLTFVGSYIGFKKQPISVPVRTNQIPRQIPDQPLYTRPVPGIIMGGVLPFGCIFIQCYFIFNSIWSHQIYYMFGFLFVIVLILLITCSETAILLCYFHLCAEDYHWWWRSFLTTGSTSFYLFFYALYYMHYQLHLEGKASHVLFLGYITLITLLFFLFTGCVGFLSCFWFVKKIYSVVKID from the exons CCTAAAATGAAAGAAGCGAACACCTACTACATATTTAATCACGTGAACATTTTGATCACCTATCACAGCGGCGAAACGGAGAACTGGGATGGAAATCGACTTCTCAGCGCTAAAGTCTTTCCTCAAAG TATTTATCAAAACCCggacgagaaagcgaaaccCGTTTGCGTTTATCCAAGCTCGTTGACCAAAGTGCCCGAAGATCCTGCACCTCAACCGCTGAAGTTGGACGAAAAAAGCAAGGAGCTTACGATCAAGTTCACCTACTCCGTCTTTTTTGTC GAAAACAATAAGCACTCTTGGGCTTCTCGTTGGGATTACATTCTCGATTCTATGCCTCATACGTCGATTCAGTGGTTTAG TATTGTAAACTCGTTTGTAATCGTCCTGTTTCTATCTGGCATGATGGCCATGATTTTGATGAGAACCCTGCACAAGGACTTGGCTCGATACAACCAGGAATTATCA GAGGACGTTCAGGAAGAATTCGGTTGGAAGCTGGTGcacggcgacgtctttcgaCCTCCGTCGCAAGGCATGCTTCTGTCCGTCATGGTCGGAAGCGGAGCTCAAATTGGAATGATTGGGCTGACTGTTATAC TGTTTGCCTGTTTTGGTTTCCTTTCGCCGGCCAACAGAGGTGCCCTAATGACGACGGCTCTG GTCTTGTTCGTTCTTCTTGCGGCTCCTGCGGGTTATGTGTCAGCTAGAATCTATAAAT TGTTTTCGGGGGAGAAATGGAAGACTAACATGCTGTTTTCGGCCTTTCTGATACCGGG GATCATGTTtggaattttcttttttctggATCTTCTTCTCTGGGGTGAACAGTCGTCAGCCGCCGTGCCGTTTACGACTCTCCTCGCTCTGCTCTTTCTGTG GTTTGGAATTTCGGTTCCCCTGACGTTCGTTGGTTCTTACATCGGCTTTAAGAAACAA CCGATCTCAGTTCCCGTTAGAACTAATCAGATTCCTAGGCAAATACCCGATCAG CCACTGTACACTCGTCCTGTACCGGGCATCATAATGGGAGGTGTTCTGCCATTTGGCTGCATTTTCATTCAGTgctattttattttcaaCAGCATATG GTCGCATCAGATCTACTACATGTTTggttttctcttcgtcatcgttctcATTCTTCTCATCACGTGCTCAGAAACGGCCATTCTCCTCTGCTACTTCCACCTCTGCGCAGAA gaTTACCATTGGTGGTGGAGGTCGTTTTTGACAACGGGCAGCACATCGTTCTATCTCTTTTTCTATGCCCTGTACTACATGCACTATCAGCTCCATCTAGAGGGAAAGGCCAGCCACGTTCTTTTCCTTGGCTACATCACCCTCATAacgctcctcttcttcctatTCACTG GTTGCGTTGGCTTTCTCTCCTGTTTCTGGTTCGTTAAAAAAATCTACTCCGTCGTCAAAATTGACTGA
- the LOC136195291 gene encoding WD repeat-containing protein 74-like — protein sequence MELPATWLGTRKGTIKEVDLSGGTFTNCSSIEEMDAAKEVRALEWFDDTTLVVAHKNGPIKTFDVESKQFRPFVDAKDEVATALAWPDEKSILYCTTTGKLALFDEKIEPIIAETSIGTHVACLRQNPLQRCLVASGGKENDLKIYDLNNGMNGKKFEPIFRAKNVRNDRLDLRVPVWVTAVAFQNDSTLVTGTAHHQVRVYDTKAQRRPVLSVEHGDASITTIDTCPRDGNAVVMGNGHGLVLRLDLRNGGGVVGRYKGPAGCVRSVRCWGPVVVSAGLDRMVWVHEGESRKVLKKIYAKQEVSCVALGMGKRKEKRSETKEENDDDAADSDADEIWNQMDIIPDLEPKKKKKRTTKA from the coding sequence ATGGAACTCCCTGCAACTTGGCTTGGAACGCGAAAGGGCACGATAAAGGAGGTCGACCTGTCGGGCGGGACGTTTACGAATTGCAGCTCGATCGAGGAAATGGACGCGGCGAAGGAGGTGAGGGCTCTCGAGTGGTTCGACGACACgacactcgtcgtcgctcacaAGAATGGTCCAATCAaaacgttcgacgtcgaaagcaaGCAATTTCGtcctttcgtcgacgcgaaagacgaagtGGCGACGGCGCTCGCGTGGCCcgacgagaaatcgattctctactgcacgacgacgggaaaactcgctcttttcgacgaaaaaatcgaaccAATCATAGCAGAGACGTCGATAGGTACTCACGTGGCCTGTTTACGTCAGAATCCTCTCCAACGGTGCCTCGTTGCGAGTGgcggcaaagaaaacgacctGAAAATATACGATTTGAATAATGGAAtgaacggaaaaaaattcgaaccGATATTTCGCGCTAAGAACGTGCGCAACGATCGCCTCGACCTTCGCGTCCCCGTATGGGTAACAGCCGTCGCTTTTCAAAACGACTCGACGCTCGTAACGGGCACCGCGCACCATCAAGTGCGCGTCTACGACACAAAAGCGCAACGACGTCCCGTACTTTCCGTAGAACACGGCGACGCGTCCATAACAACGATAGACACGTGCCCTCGTGATGGGAATGCGGTTGTCATGGGAAACGGGCACGGTTTGGTATTGAGGTTGGATTTGAGAAACGGAGGTGGGGTCGTCGGTCGATACAAAGGGCCAGCCGGGTGCGTTCGGAGTGTTCGGTGTTGGGggcccgtcgtcgtttccgcgGGTCTCGATCGGATGGTTTGGGTGCACGAGGGAGAAAGTCGGAAGGTGCTAAAGAAGATCTACGCGAAGCAGGAGGTGTCGTGCGTCGCGTTGGGAATGGGAAAGCGGAAGGAGAAGCGAAGCGAGACGAAGGAAGAGAATGATGACGACGCGGCAGATAGCGACGCGGACGAGATTTGGAATCAGATGGACATTATACCAGACCTCGAaccaaaaaagaagaagaaacgaactACTaaagcctag
- the LOC136195132 gene encoding arginine and glutamate-rich protein 1-A-like has translation MADATRSRSRSRSPLQHRSKRRKKHKSHHSSRSNSPVAKDSTEARRSRSRRRSRSRTPSRRRKTSPSSSRRHDRIVDEFGRDVTRREWRQVDEEKEQEREKRRKEEQEKQHIQEEIERRIEVEIARRVAEELERRKDEIEKEVQRRVDEAKATMERQWLDDIARKREEAEETERRKEAEKQQQKIELEKIIEENNKKLVEAKKKQEEERLRLVEEQRVREEERQKQAREEERLSKVSQKQILNRKGKERAKLSFWIKPS, from the exons ATGGCGGACGCAACGAGATCTCGCAGTCGTTCGCGGAGCCCGTTACAGCAccgttcgaagcgacgaaaaaagcaCAAAAGCCATCACAGCTCGCGTTCGAACTCGCCCGTCGCGAAGGACTCGACGGAAGCGCggcgttcgcgttcgcgtcgccgttcgcgttcgcgcacgccgtcgcgacgtcgaaagacgtcgccgtcgtcgtcgcgtcgacacGATCGAATCGTGGACGAGTTCGGGCGAGACGTAACGAGACGCGAATGGCGTCAAGTagacgaggaaaaagaacaggaaagggagaaaag GCGCAAGGAGGAACAGGAAAAACAGCACATTCAGGAAGAGATTGAAAGGCGCATCGAGGTCGAAATTGCGCGACGAGTAGCAGAGGAACTCgaacgtcgaaaagacgaaatcgaaaaggAAGTCCAGCGGAGAGTCGACGAGGCAAAAGCGACTATGGAACGACAATGGCTCGACGACATAGCACGCAAGCgcgaagaagcggaagagaCGGAGCGACGAAAGGAG GCggagaagcagcagcagaaaattGAACTCGAGAAGATCATCGAGGAGAACAACAAGAAGTTAgtcgaagcgaaaaagaaacag gaggaggagaggcTGAGGTTGGTCGAGGAGCAGCGCGTGCGAGAGGAGGAACGGCAGAAGCAAGCGCGAGAAGAGGAGCGACTCTCGAAGGTCTCCCAGAAGCAGATTCTGAATAGAAAGGGTAAAGAGAGAGCGAAATTGTCGTTTTGGATCAAACCGAGTTAG